The following proteins are co-located in the Calliphora vicina chromosome 2, idCalVici1.1, whole genome shotgun sequence genome:
- the bchs gene encoding WD repeat and FYVE domain-containing protein 3 isoform X3, producing MNVMRKLRGTGSAPAGNGSAGTNNIPGTHNANGGSSLPTGGSEDAMMDARVQISLQTLKKLFNEYTHPKEPLSEQERDTKLYQMLPLFCKVFSACPASDMSEKFWDVVAFCQQVSRLMVSEIRKRASNQSTEAASIAIVKFLEIETTEETSSGWMLLSTLNLLANGDVSLIQVMTAAAVPSTLVKCLYLFFDLPAVEDDSPCETPSDFNAFERRTLLQKVFVQLLVKLCSYPYPAEELARMDDLTLLFSAITSPCPTHNIVWRKNAAEILTTISRHGLTDAVVSYIHSKGCMALCVDNMRRLTFGNPLEIVEMFVTVFCFLKDSSQVSQILLDDFKASQGYIFLSDFLLKFDTSRTQSIEVQAAIRNLVLMISSLCMCGFNELRPPQAQINALFKMQNFQMPQASSRETCVRNIYAFQVLQTVFLKATSTSLCCTILDAISRVYHSENANYFILESENTLSQFTERIHLKGSQIQEKFFDLLEFIVFQLNFVPCKELISLSLLLKNNHSTSCSILCLKTLLNILRHNNVFKDVYREVGILEVFVTCLNRYSEHVRKITKDDESAVLETEQEQEDLSDGMGKHVLEALTILLSGNNNNANVFRECGGAKCIHDLVKFKHCRPQALGIIRELILSAGGDDDMLFILSVMHAVPPYQVEFKIQILNMLLGCLKDSHRTRTVFRKVGGFVYLTSVFVSLDGKLCDENLSSEEEGAEDQLIPQDDLVLLLQMVCQTLATAMRFEPANAKFFHQEICTASLCDTLRLLGCFGNHMELPEFKGFYKSDVVTQKYYHDVFSGDILNYSFNNSIPRSLSYVCVVYRLLYSIALDNFESPNLNNIITLFNDQHNRSPTKELAITPAHPNQLNLTQPTPEPRIVHPGVVLCMLQLLPSVTHQEQHTLGINLQVYLSEIIKSLVRSERNQQIMCDYGLAGQLLNISRKALSEEINPLHVPMQYILERLAAQALQPTELREFLRLGEPLSCSDIDLCKPYKMGGPVPLTRIKTLVSMTTPRDFRAHGSSTLPPFVEMDMSAEGFGCLYLPSLAPQATATAGGTIDSNTIGGIGSGDRIFPPQTGLSFSTWFCVEKFSDPKSDPHCVRLLTLVRTIHNPREENLVCLSILLSARDKAIVVSTQETLVTPSLGDWEPEGSDDNSARIWCPDLLHEGQWHHLVVVLNRAVLKNSSLQLYLDGAPLHSQKLHYISQNPGAGSANLPVATSVFGYVGTPPIWRRYSRLCWKQGVCHLLEDVVNQQTVQTIYNLGPHYMGSLQAPQLGKKVEPLGPLVAEEKVLLGLNAKAVSQLTLVKIRKVYSRADNKSIAKQLGMNSHENATPIKILHNSAGHLAGAGRTLGGVVVGYLGVRVFSPHPVSAMIDTVGGCNVLLGIIAMAQDVESLYAGVKALTCVVRSNRAAQSEMDRKRCYQTLGMFFKKKKNLLNSHILHLTFGLVGTVNSGQDMTAIPNVTAFQDLLCDLDIWHNAPNGLLRSLLEHLLELAVESNEKKQNVKIMRELQLLNKLLFIIVDIQDHSTREILFNLVEALLGGQPRHSDLLLFGQYCASKLPKAEQIEKSLILPSMKPTPNPSNSAATAEYDTTAQNIYLRNRCLSLLHGLLFTSRNTVNYIICDDISKTLGMDWLLLFMQPHVHFTTVIIAVRILVVVCANESFLVRFRDSTHNGGYLRFTEMVSQKKTMGIGAQQLSNRPPSGSGTVIVSSSNVLQHLPTHIAGEVRTAALNIPGFQVLEWLLQYHLDVPELYFLITALIMGQPVKLLATEHTKFDLDRVWSFLWGAPVSANTNIPKMNICPEAVCVLLGMVRAIVHGGELAPWLTSHPETIIQLLFSLYQNLTDFMPVMMTGDVISSLVAVLFPNNKEDTIESEPNSGNSSPVEETTGCFLLNATVNIQQAVTKLTNHPVRKCIIDFLRVIVVDSLSLNMHGKSTPVIDLVLDASPDNSEISLQIEYQTEIISALMDHLLAADILLGEQAALSLVPLTQSHTQHIAPNVFYFTARVVDKMWQGCLTRNPHEIFDFIIKLIAQAKRRSSSISLEQLHHSLNRTILYLLSRPTEAITEQMSVLEALHKIITHRLLIFGAGNHELEFIGCLTYCLLQLTSDMKIILEPSTTRNTTWHVNPQADIIEPKDEDLNQLQGRNLIVGAAFRVWEELYVCKKPAIEEVFKVSLCPPPANSKAPDLQTTREQVMELASKLWFNYVDAERKASYRIPWEIHNQIQSKIQKVTGGLTRLASRSKVKKDELVRTKSNMSKEHAFECTGIHVQLIKDLWELRCKQYLQMLQHTQRYVHQDWLQSETELTRERGLWGPEGISTLDKWILDTTEGPHRMRKKTMRNELFYLHYPYRPENDHRTDARQLKANKVASSFDSKIYYTHCQQPPRILCETDAASQHQLLHQQHSVDANMLKQPHPQLHQSSKSEPGGSANTPPSSPHENRLAHAQESVDGTIQDDDEEDEEMTNIADNETFLRLLEEQEKISFMFRCARIQGLDTFEGLLLFGKEHCYIVDGFTLLKNREIKDIDTLPPGAYEPIIPNSGGTTRQCKIRQCSKFGYEEIREVHKRRYLLQPIALEVFSEDGRNYLLSFPRKVRNKVYQRFMAHATAINDNAQQSVAGQKRTASVEQTSGIFSSLIGETSVTQRWVRGEISNFQYLMHLNTLAGRSYNDLMQYPVFPWILADYDSEELDFNSPKTFRDFSKPMGAQSEERLEQFQKRFKEWDDPQGETPPYHYGTHYSSAMIVCSYLVRLEPFSQHFLRLQGGHFDLADRMFHSIKEAWLSASKFNMADVKELIPEFFYLPEFVTNSNNFDLGTKQNGETLNNVILPPWAKQDPREFIRLHRSALECDYVSQNLHLWIDLIFGHKQQGPAAVEAINVFHHLFYEGNVDIYNIDDPLKKNATIGFINNFGQIPKQLFKKPHPAKKMSGNRHSTLIDPSALIQGNTTVLQSDRLFFHNLDNLKPSLQPIKELKGPVGQILQPDKTVFAVEQNKVMMPPSYTKYIAWGFADHSLRVGLYDTDRASFVSEAAAQNSGEILTCACPNSKMIITAGTSSVITVWKFDANRKSLTVRHSLHGHTDAVTCLAASAAYNVIVSGSRDGTAIVWDMARFTFVRQLRGHVGVVAAVAINELTGDIATCSATWLHVWSINGDPLATVNTCVGSADRMQQILCVAYSQIREWDQQNVVITGSTDGVVRMWSLEYVQVPIERKLKRCAEIKSQENPDAQSDKEEEELKNGEHTKKIDIIKQMQGISSHDENEIHKSASESSISDASNHSNNSTQSDKPKKECEPPVTSERRKSSFSGAKSLHEIKSSTVDHTNSLKNNEEEERATIRPSKSDTSLTDGFVMIDSHKGEHCLKKGFKWQRQLMFRSKLTMHTAYDRKDNAEPASITALTVSKDHKILYVGDARGRIYSWCVTEQPGRGVADHWLKDEGADQCVKCHVKFNLYERKHHCRNCGQVFCNKCSRFESEISRLRIIKPVRVCQACFGHLRANSVDN from the exons ATGAATGTAATGCGTAAATTACGTGGCACGGGTAGTGCACCAGCTGGTAATGGTAGTGCGGGCACCAACAACATCCCAGGTACACACAATGCCAATGGAGGCTCTTCACTGCCCACCGGTGGCAGTGAGGATGCCATGATGGATGCTCGTGTACAAATAAGTTTGCAAACATTGAAAAAACTATTCAATGAATATACCCATCCCAAGGAGCCATTAAGCGAGCAAGAACGAGACACGAAACTGTATCAAATGTTGCCATTATTTTGCAAG GTTTTCAGTGCTTGTCCTGCTTCTGATATGAGTGAAAAATTTTGGGATGTTGTTGCCTTTTGCCAGCAAGTCTCACGTCTCATGGTTAGCGAAATACGTAAACGTGCCTCCAATCAAAGTACAGAGGCAGCATCGATAGCAATTGTTAAGTTCTTGGAAATTGAAACAACCGAAGAGACAAGTAGCGGTTGGATGCTATTGTCAACATTAAATTTATTAGCAAATGGTGATGTGTCTTTGATACAG GTTATGACAGCCGCTGCCGTGCCCTCCACATTGGTTAAGTGTCTCTATCTCTTCTTTGATCTGCCCGCAGTAGAGGATGATTCACCCTGCGAGACACCCAGTGATTTTAATGCATTCGAACGTCGTACACTGTTGCAAAAAGTGTTCGTGCAACTTTTAGTGAAATTATGTTCGTATCCTTATCCAGCCGAAGAACTGGCGAGAATGGATGATTTGACATTGCTGTTCTCGGCCATAACCTCACCTTGCCCAACACACAATATAGTGTGGCGTAAAAATGCCGCTGAAATATTAACCACCATATCGCGACATGGTCTAACCGATGCTGTAGTCAGTTATATACATT cCAAAGGCTGTATGGCTTTATGTGTGGATAATATGCGTCGCTTAACATTTGGCAATCCCTTGGAAATAGTGGAAATGTTTGTTaccgtattttgttttttgaaagattCTAGTCAGGTATCGCAAATATTATTGGATGATTTTAAAGCTTCGCAGGGTTATATATTCTTAAGCGATTTTTTGCTCAA ATTTGATACATCACGCACTCAATCCATTGAGGTGCAGGCTGCCATACGCAATCTGGTCTTAATGATTTCATCGCTTTGCATGTGCGGTTTTAATGAATTGCGACCGCCACAAGCTCAAATTAATGCTCtctttaaaatgcaaaatttccaAATGCCTCAAGCCTCCTCCCGAGAAACTTGCGTACGCAACATTTATGCCTTTCAGGTCTTGCAAACTGTTTTCCTGAAAGCCACCTCTACATCATTGTGTTGCACCATTTTGGATGCCATATCGCGCGTATATCATTCGGAAAATGCCAACTATTTCATTTTGGAATCGGAAAATACTCTTAGTCAATTTACGGAAAGAATCCATTTGAAAGGCTCCCAAATCCAAGAGAAATTCTTTGATCTATTGGAATTCATTGTattccaattgaattttgtGCCCTGTAAAGAATTGATTTCACTGTCGTTGCTGTTGAAAAATAATCACTCGACTAGCTGCAGTATATTGTGTTTGAAAACTCTATTGAATATATTAAGGCATAATAATGTGTTTAAGGATGTCTATCGGGAGGTGGGCATATTGGAAGTGTTTGTTACGTGTCTTAATCGTTATAGTGAACATGTTAGAAAAATTACCAAAGATGATGAAAGTGCTGTACTGGAAACGGAACAGGAACAGGAAGATTTGTCCGATGGCATGGGTAAACATGTGTTGGAGGCTTTAACCATACTGCTTAGTGGGAATAACAATAATGCCAACGTTTTTAGGGAGTGTGGCGGTGCCAAATGTATACACGATTTGGTGAAATTTAAACATTGTCGTCCCCAAGCTTTGGGTATAATAAGAGAGCTGATTCTGTCCGCCGGGGGAGATGATGATATGCTGTTTATACTTTCCGTTATGCATGCTGTGCCTCCATATCAGGTGgagtttaaaatacaaatactcaATATGCTTTTAGGTTGCCTTAAAGATTCTCATCGTACTCGTACCGTTTTTCGAAAAGTGGGAGGTTTTGTCTATTTGACCAGTGTGTTTGTGTCATTGGATGGCAAACTGTGTGATGAGAATTTGTCATCGGAAGAAGAAGGTGCGGAAGACCAGCTAATACCCCAAGATGATTTGGTATTGTTGCTGCAAATGGTTTGCCAAACATTGGCCACTGCTATGCGTTTTGAACCGGCAAATGCCAAGTTCTTTCATCAGGAAATTTGCACCGCTTCATTGTGTGATACTTTAAGATTATTGGGCTGTTTTGGCAATCACATGGAACTTCCAGAATTTAAAGGCTTCTATAAGTCCGATGTGGTTACACAGAAATATTATCATGATGTGTTTTCAggtgatattttaaattacag ttttaataACTCCATACCCCGTTCATTATCCTATGTGTGTGTCGTGTATCGTCTTTTGTACAGTATTGCTTTGGATAATTTTGAATCTCCCAACTTGAATAACATTATAACTCTCTTCAACGATCAACATAATCGTTCACCAACCAAAGAATTGGCCATAACGCCTGCTCATCCCAATCAATTAAATCTCACACAACCCACACCCGAACCCAGAATTGTTCATCCTGGGGTAGTGTTGTGCATGCTGCAGCTTTTACCTAGTGTTACCCATCAAGAACAGCATACCTTGGGCATAAATCTGCAAGTTTATCTCAGTGAAATTATAAAATCTCTGGTACGCAGTGAACGCAATCAACAGATAATGTGTGACTATGGTTTGGCCGGTCAGCTATTGAATATTTCTCGAAAAGCCTTATCTGAAGAAATCAATCCGTTACATGTACCCATGCAATATATATTGGAAAGACTGGCTGCCCAAGCTTTACAACCTACCGAATTGAGAGAATTTCTACGTCTAGGCGAACCTTTATCCTGCTCTGACATTGATTTGTGCAAACCCTACAAAATGGGTGGTCCCGTACCCTTGACACGCATCAAGACCTTAGTATCCATGACAACACCCAGAGATTTTCGCGCACATGGTTCTAGCACATTACCACCATTCGTGGAAATGGATATGTCAGCCGAAGGCTTTGgctgtttgtatttaccatcaTTGGCTCCCCAGGCCACTGCCACGGCAGGTGGTACTATAGATTCGAATACTATTGGTGGCATAGGTTCAGGCGATCGTATCTTTCCACCACAAACTGGTTTATCTTTTTCAACATGGTTTTGTGTGGAGAAATTTTCCGATCCCAAATCAGATCCACATTGTGTAAGACTGCTGACATTGGTGAGAACAATACACAATCCCAGAGAGGAGAATTTGGTGTGTCTATCGATATTGCTGTCGGCCAGAGATAAGGCTATTGTGGTGTCAACACAGGAAACATTGGTGACTCCAA GTCTCGGCGATTGGGAACCTGAAGGATCCGATGACAATAGCGCCCGCATTTGGTGTCCCGATCTATTGCACGAAGGACAATGGCATCATTTGGTGGTGGTGCTTAATCGAGCTGTGCTCAAAAATTCCAGCCTTCAGTTGTATCTTGACGGCGCACCTTTGCATTCCCAAAAACTGCACTACATTTCACAAAATCCAGGAGCTGGTTCGGCCAATTTACCCGTTGCTACTTCGGTATTTGGTTATGTAGGCACACCGCCCATATGGCGACGTTATTCTAGACTGTGCTGGAAACAAGGTGTATGTCATCTACTGGAAGATGTAGTCAATCAACAAACTGTACAGACAATCTACAATTTGGGACCACATTATATGGGTTCTTTGCAAGCTCCGCAGTTGGGTAAAAAAGTAGAACCTTTGGGTCCTTTGGTGGCGGAAGAAAAGGTGTTGTTGGGCTTAAATGCCAAAGCTGTATCGCAGTTGACGTTGGTGAAGATCAGAAAGGTGTACAGCAGAGCGGATAATAAGTCTATAGCCAAGCAATTGGGCATGAATTCGCATGAGAATGCCACGCCTATAAA aatcTTGCATAATTCGGCTGGCCATTTGGCAGGAGCTGGTCGCACTTTGGGCGGTGTGGTGGTGGGTTACTTGGGCGTACGAGTTTTTAGTCCTCATCCGGTATCAGCCATGATTGATACTGTTGGTGGCTGTAATGTTTTACTGGGCATTATAGCCATGGCCCAAGATGTGGAATCCTTGTATGCCGGTGTTAAAGCCTTAACTTGTGTAGTGCGCAGTAATCGTGCTGCCCAAAGTGAAATGGATCGTAAACGCTGCTATCAAACGCTGGGCatgtttttcaaaaagaaaaagaacTTACTTAACTCGCATATATTACATCTCACTTTCGGTTTAGTGGGCACTGTCAATTCCGGTCAAGATATGACCGCTATACCCAATGTTACAGCTTTTCAAGATCTATTATGTGATTTGGATATCTGGCACAATGCTCCCAATGGTTTATTGAGATCTCTGCTCGAACATTTGCTGGAACTGGCTGTGGAATCCaatgaaaagaaacaaaatgttAAGATAATGCGGGAACTGCAACTActcaataaattattatttataatagtCGATATACAGGATCATTCGACCAGGGAGATACTTTTTAATCTAGTTGAAGCTTTACTGGGTGGTCAACCACGCCACTCCGACCTGCTGCTGTTCGGTCAGTACTGTGCTTCCAAATTACCCAAGGCAGAACAGATCGAAAAGTCTTTGATTTTGCCCTCGATGAAACCCACCCCGAATCCTTCCAATTCAGCTGCTACTGCCGAATACGATACGACTGCTCAAAATATTTATCTACGTAATCGTTGTCTTTCTCTCTTACACGGCCTCCTATTTACCTCACGCAACACCGTCAATTATATTATATGCGATGATATTTCTAAGACTTTGGGCATGGATTGGCTTTTGCTATTTATGCAACCGCACGTGCACTTTACCACCGTCATCATAGCCGTTCGAATTCTGGTGGTGGTTTGTGCCAATGAGAGTTTTTTGGTTCGTTTCCGTGATAGCACCCATAATGGGGGTTATTTGAGATTTACCGAAATGGTATCGCAAAAGAAAACCATGGGTATTGGAGCCCAGCAGTTGAGTAATCGGCCACCGAGTGGCTCGGGTACGGTGATTGTGTCAtcttcaaatgttttgcagcatcTGCCCACACATATAGCGGGTGAGGTGAGAACTGCGGCTCTAAATATTCCAG GCTTCCAAGTGTTAGAATGGCTGTTGCAGTACCATTTGGATGTTCCGGAACTTTACTTCCTGATAACCGCCTTAATAATGGGCCAGCCCGTGAAACTATTGGCTACTGAACACACCAAATTCGACTTAGATCGTGTATGGTCTTTTCTCTGGGGAGCTCCTGTATCGGCCAATACCAATATACCCAAAATGAATATATGCCCCGAAGCTGTGTGCGTTTTATTGGGCATGGTTAGAGCCATAGTACATGGCGGAGAATTGGCGCCTTGGCTAACCAGTCATCCTGAGACTATTATACAACTGTTATTTAGTCTTTATCAAAATCTCACCGATTTTATGCCCGTAATGATGACCGGTGATGTTATATCCTCTTTGGTGGCTGTGCTGTTTCCCAATAATAAAGAAGATACTATAGAATCGGAACCCAATAGTGGCAATTCCTCGCCGGTAGAGGAGACTACTGGTTGTTTCCTCTTAAATGCAACAGTAAACATCCAACAGGCTGTCACCAAATTAACAAATCATCCTGTGCGTAAATGTATTATAGATTTCTTGCGTGTTATAGTGGTAGATTCCTTAAGTTTGAACATGCATGGCAAGTCCACACCCGTCATTGACTTGGTGTTAGATGCCTCACCCGATAATTCTGAGATTTCGTTGCAAATTGAATATCAAACTGAGATTATTAGCGCTTTAATGGATCATTTGTTGGCGGCTGATATTTTATTGGGCGAACAGGCTGCTCTCTCTTTGGTGCCGCTGACCCAGAGTCATACCCAACATATAGCACcaaatgttttctattttacCGCTCGTGTGGTAGACAAAATGTGGCAGGGTTGTTTGACCCGCAATCCCCATgagatatttgattttattattaaattaatagcACAAGCAAAACGTAGATCTTCATCTATATCGCTGGAACAATTGCATCATTCTTTGAATCGCACCATATTGTATTTGTTGTCACGGCCCACAGAGGCCATTACAGAACAAATGAGTGTTTTGGAGGCTTTACACAAAATCATAACGCATAGATTGTTGATATTTGGTGCCGGCAATCATGAGCTGGAATTTATCGGCTGTTTAACCTATTGTTTGTTGCAATTGACTTCAGATATGAAAATCATATTGGAGCCCTCAACCACGCGCAACACCACCTGGCATGTAAATCCGCAGGCGGATATAATAGAGCCCAAAGATGAGGATTTAAATCAATTACAg GGTCGCAATTTAATTGTGGGAGCTGCCTTCCGCGTTTGGGAAGAGttatatgtttgtaaaaagCCCGCCATTGAGGAGGTTTTCAAAGTAAGTCTATGCCCTCCGCCGGCAAATTCAAAGGCCCCGGATTTGCAGACAACCCGTGAACAGGTCATGGAATTGGCCTCAAAATTGTGGTTTAATTATGTGGATGCTGAACGTAAAGCCTCCTATCGTATACCCTGGGAGATACACAATCAAATACAATCTAAGATACAAAAAGTTACTGGCGGTCTGACGCGCTTAGCCAGTCGCAGCAAAGTGAAAAAGGATGAGTTAGTGCGCACAAAATCGAATATGAGTAAAGAGCATGCATTTGAATGTACCGGCATACATGTGCAGTTGATAAA GGACCTTTGGGAGTTACGTTGCAAACAATATCTGCAAATGTTGCAGCACACTCAGCGCTATGTTCATCAGGATTGGCTACAATCTGAAACAGAATTGACACGAGAACGTGGCCTTTGGGGACCCGAGGGTATATCCACGCTCGACAAATGGATACTCGATACCACCGAAGGTCCACATCGCATGCGCAAGAAAACAATGCGCAATGAACTTTTCTATCTACACTATCCCTATCGCCCCGAGAACGATCATCGCACAGACGCACGTCAATTAAAGGCCAATAAAGTGGCCTCCAGTTTTGATAGTAAAATCTATTACACCCATTGTCAACAGCCACCACGTATTCTCTGCGAAACTGATGCCGCCTCGCAACATCAGTTATTGCATCAACAACATTCCGTAGATGCCAATATGCTTAAGCAGCCACATCCCCAATTGCATCAATCGTCGAAAAGTGAACCGGGTGGTTCGGCCAATACACCACCATCCTCACCCCATGAAAATCGCTTGGCACACGCACAAGAATCAGTCGATGGCACCATTCAAGATGACGATGAAGAAGATGAGGAAATGACCAATATTGCGGATAATGAAACGTTCCTGAGATTGTTGGAGGAACAAGAGAAAATCTCATTTATGTTTAGATGTGCTCGTATTCAAGGTCTCGATACCTTTGAGGGTCTTTTGCTGTTTGGCAAAGAGCACTGTTATATAGTCGATGGTTTTACTCTGTTAAAGAATAGAGAAATTAAGGATATTGATACCTTACCGCCAGGAGCCTATGAACCAATTATACCCAACTCGGGCGGCACAACGCGTCAATGTAAAATACGCCAATGTTCGAAATTTGGCTATGAGGAAATTCGTGAGGTTCACAAGCGGCGTTATTTGTTGCAACCCATAGCTTTGGAGGTTTTCTCAGAGGATGGCCGCAACTATTTGTTGAGTTTTCCGCGTAAGGTGCGCAATAAGGTGTATCAACGTTTTATGGCTCATGCTACGGCCATTAATGATAATGCCCAACAATCGGTGGCCGGCCAGAAGAGGACGGCAAGTGTGGAACAAACTTCGGGTATATTTAGTAGTTTGATTGGTGAAACGTCCGTAACACAAAGATGGGTG CGTGGTGAAATTTCTAACTTCCAATATTTAATGCATTTAAATACTCTGGCTGGTCGTTCCTACAATGATCTCATGCAATATCCAGTTTTTCCCTGGATTTTGGCAGACTATGATTCCGAAGAATTGGACTTTAATAGTCCAAAAACATTCCGTGACTTCTCAAAACCAATGGGAGCACAATCCGAAGAACGTTtagaacaatttcaaaaaagatttaag GAATGGGATGATCCTCAGGGTGAAACACCGCCCTATCACTATGGCACTCACTATAGTTCGGCTATGATTGTGTGTTCATATCTGGTGCGTTTGGAGCCCTTCAGTCAACATTTTTTGCGTTTGCAAGGTGGTCATTTTGATTTGGCTGATCGCATGTTCCACAGCATAAAAGAAGCCTGGCTATCGGCTTCGAAATTCAATATGGCTGATGTTAAGGAGTTGATACCTGAATTTTTCTACCTCCCCGAATTTGtaacaaattcaaataattttgatttgg GTACCAAACAAAATGGTGAAACtttaaataatgttatattGCCGCCCTGGGCCAAACAAGACCCAAGAGAGTTTATAAGGCTACATCGCAGTGCCTTGGAGTGTGATTATGTTagtcaaaatttacatttg TGGATCGATTTAATATTTGGCCACAAACAGCAAGGTCCTGCCGCGGTAGAAGCTATTAATGTTTTCCATCATCTTTTCTATGAGGGCAATGTGGATATTTAcaa cATTGATGATCCTTTAAAGAAGAATGCCACTATTGGTTTCATTAACAACTTTGGCCAGATTCCTAAACAATTGTTTAAGAAACCCCATCCCGCCAAGAAAATGTCTGGCAATAGACATTCAACACTAATTGATCCTAGCGCTTTAATACAAGGCAACACTACTGTTTTACAATCCGATCGTTTGTTCTTCCATAATTTGGATAATCTCAAGCCCAGTTTACAGCCTATTAAGGAACTGAAAGGACCTGTGGGCCAGATATTGCAACCGGATAAGACTGTTTTTGCTGTGGAACAAAATAAG GTCATGATGCCACCatcatatacaaaatacatagcTTGGGGTTTCGCCGATCACTCTCTGCGTGTTGGCCTTTATGATACTGATCGCGCGTCGTTTGTGTCCGAAGCAGCCGCCCAAAACTCTGGAGAAATTTTAACCTGTGCTTGTCCCAACTCCAAGATGATTATCACAGCTGGAACAAGTTCTGTTATAACGGTATGGAAATTTGATGCGAATCGTAAAAGTCTGACGGTACGTCATTCTCTACACGGCCATACAGATGCGGTAACCTGTTTGGCGGCTAGTGCAGCTTACAATGTTATAGTATCAGGTTCTAGAGATGGCACGGCCATAGTATGGGATATGGCACGATTTACATTTGTGCGGCAACTGAGGGGACATGTGGGTGTAGTGGCAGCAGTGGCTATAAATGAATTGACAGGAGATATAGCCACCTGTTCGGCCACTTGGTTGCATGTTTGGTCAATAAATGGGGATCCCCTGGCCACCGTTAATACCTGTGTGGGTAGTGCGGATAGAATGCAACAGATATTGTGTGTAGCCTACTCGCAGATACGTGAATGGGATCAGCAAAATGTCGTGATCACAGGTTCTACAGATGGTGTAGTAAGG ATGTGGTCTTTGGAATATGTTCAAGTGCCCATTGAACGTAAACTCAAAAGATGCGCTGAGATTAAATCACAAGAAAATCCTGATGCCCAATCGGATAAGGAGGAAGAAGAATTGAAAAATGGCGAACATactaaaaaaatcgatataataaaacaaatgcaAGGCATATCATCGCATGATGAAAATG AAATCCATAAATCAGCTTCCGAGTCAAGTATATCAGATGCCTCTAATCATTCAAACAATTCCACACAATCTGACAAACCCAAAAAAGAATGTGAGCCACCGGTAACATCGGAAAGACGTAAAAGTTCATTTTCGGGAGCAAAATCTTTGCATGAAATTAAATCATCTACCGTAGATCATACAAATTCCCTGAAAAATAATGAAG AAGAAGAACGTGCTACTATACGACCTAGTAAATCAGATACCAGTCTCACGGATGGTTTTGTCATGATTGACAGTCATAAAGGGGAACATTGTTTAAAGAAGG gttttaaatGGCAACGTCAATTAATGTTTAGATCCAAACTTACCATGCATACAGCATACGATCGTAAGGATAATGCTGAACCTGCTAGTATAACAGCTTTAACCGTATCAAaagatcataaaattttatatgtgg gTGATGCCCGCGGTCGCATTTATTCTTGGTGTGTCACTGAACAGCCAGGACGGGGTGTGGCGGATCATTGGCTAAAGGATGAAGGAGCCGATCAATGTGTTAAGTGTCATGTTAA